The proteins below come from a single Asanoa ferruginea genomic window:
- a CDS encoding SAM-dependent methyltransferase, with translation MDREQMSGIAHADHPIKSPLDDDAVRALLARALPRGDERILDLGCGGGEWLLRALAMHPGLRAEGVDISAAALEQARASAIDRGVEDRLVLHQSEAEAFSAPHGFDLVLSVGAAHAFGGLLPTLAAARKHLAPGGRVLIGDGFWIADPSPEAVEMLGDFTDLATTMDRVKADGWTPVHGHVSTRREMDDYEWACWGSLSSWALDHPSDPDSAQVLETAETRYTEWLRVYRDTWGFLTLVLRETR, from the coding sequence ATGGACCGTGAACAGATGTCCGGGATCGCGCATGCCGACCACCCGATCAAGTCCCCGCTCGACGACGACGCCGTGCGCGCCCTGCTCGCTCGCGCCCTCCCGCGCGGCGACGAGCGGATCCTCGACCTCGGCTGCGGCGGCGGTGAGTGGCTGCTGCGAGCGCTGGCCATGCACCCGGGGCTGCGGGCCGAGGGTGTCGACATCTCCGCGGCCGCGTTGGAGCAGGCCCGCGCGAGTGCGATCGACCGCGGCGTCGAGGACCGCCTGGTGCTGCACCAGAGCGAGGCGGAGGCCTTCTCCGCGCCGCACGGTTTCGACCTGGTGCTCAGCGTCGGCGCCGCACATGCCTTCGGCGGCCTGCTGCCGACCTTGGCGGCGGCGCGCAAGCACCTGGCGCCGGGAGGCCGCGTGCTGATCGGCGACGGCTTCTGGATCGCCGACCCGTCACCCGAGGCGGTGGAGATGCTCGGCGACTTCACCGACCTCGCGACCACGATGGACCGGGTCAAGGCCGACGGCTGGACGCCGGTCCACGGTCACGTCAGCACCCGCCGGGAGATGGACGACTACGAGTGGGCGTGCTGGGGGTCGCTGTCCTCGTGGGCGCTCGACCATCCGTCCGACCCCGACAGCGCCCAGGTCCTCGAGACGGCCGAAACCCGCTACACCGAATGGCTCCGCGTCTACCGCGACACCTGGGGCTTCCTGACCCTCGTCCTGCGCGAAACACGGTAG
- a CDS encoding DUF4233 domain-containing protein, translating to MTTPDGAQAPAGQPPTDAAGAPARRARVDAADPAGSSAANADSAAATAANVGPAAATAANVGPAAATAANVGPAAATAAKVGPAAATAAKVGPAAATAADVGSAAAAAPNAEPAGADDLPPGYRRSGLKNPAGAVRGMGAAALGLQGVVLLLAIQPIRVLGDGVGAGAVWAAVGLAVVCFVLCGMMRRPWVWTAGSVVQGLLVVSGLLHWTLFALGVIFTLVWLYVLYVRRSILR from the coding sequence ATGACGACTCCCGACGGCGCCCAGGCGCCTGCAGGCCAACCACCGACCGACGCCGCCGGTGCGCCAGCACGGCGAGCCCGCGTCGACGCCGCGGATCCGGCGGGTTCCTCGGCCGCGAACGCGGACTCGGCCGCCGCCACGGCGGCGAACGTCGGCCCGGCCGCCGCCACGGCGGCGAACGTCGGCCCGGCCGCCGCCACGGCGGCGAACGTCGGCCCGGCCGCCGCCACGGCGGCGAAGGTCGGCCCGGCCGCTGCTACGGCGGCGAAGGTCGGGCCGGCCGCTGCTACGGCGGCGGACGTCGGGTCGGCCGCTGCGGCCGCGCCGAATGCGGAGCCGGCGGGCGCGGATGACCTGCCGCCTGGTTATCGGCGGTCCGGGCTGAAGAATCCGGCCGGGGCCGTGCGGGGCATGGGCGCTGCGGCGCTCGGCCTGCAGGGCGTCGTGCTTCTGCTCGCGATCCAGCCGATCCGGGTGCTCGGCGACGGCGTGGGTGCCGGCGCCGTCTGGGCTGCGGTCGGCCTCGCGGTGGTCTGCTTCGTGCTGTGCGGCATGATGCGCCGGCCGTGGGTGTGGACTGCGGGCAGTGTCGTGCAAGGCCTGCTGGTGGTCAGCGGCCTCCTGCACTGGACGCTCTTCGCGCTCGGCGTCATCTTCACCCTGGTGTGGCTCTACGTGCTCTACGTCCGCCGCTCGATCCTGCGCTGA
- a CDS encoding carbon-nitrogen hydrolase family protein translates to MRVAVCQLNARDNRADNLKVARSLLERAAAQGADVAVLPEYTDYLGPAEGTPAPEPVDGEYGSFFAAAARDLGMWVHAGSFHEIGPSPEHSYNTSLVFDRTGALAATYRKIHLYDVEIPGKVSYLESATIAPGTTTSVATVEGVPFGLTICYDLRFPELYRSLAKDSAAQVLVVPAAFMLHTGRDHWEVLLRARAIENQCYVIAAGQIGDHEPGRSCFGRSMIIDPWGTVVAQAPDEVTVIVADLDLTRLATIRRELPSLAHSRPFDVA, encoded by the coding sequence ATGCGCGTCGCGGTCTGCCAGCTCAACGCGCGCGACAACCGCGCCGACAACCTGAAGGTCGCCCGCTCCCTGCTGGAGCGGGCCGCCGCCCAGGGCGCCGACGTCGCCGTGCTGCCCGAATACACCGACTACCTCGGCCCCGCCGAGGGCACGCCGGCCCCCGAGCCGGTCGACGGTGAATACGGCTCCTTCTTCGCCGCCGCCGCCCGCGACCTGGGCATGTGGGTGCACGCGGGCTCGTTCCACGAGATCGGCCCGTCGCCGGAGCACTCCTACAACACCTCGCTGGTGTTCGACCGCACCGGCGCCCTGGCGGCCACTTACCGGAAGATCCACCTCTACGACGTGGAGATCCCCGGCAAGGTGTCCTACCTGGAGTCCGCGACGATCGCACCCGGCACCACGACGTCGGTCGCCACCGTCGAGGGCGTCCCGTTCGGCCTGACGATCTGCTACGACCTGCGTTTCCCGGAGCTCTACCGGTCCCTCGCGAAGGACAGCGCTGCCCAGGTGCTCGTGGTCCCGGCGGCGTTCATGCTGCACACGGGGCGCGACCACTGGGAGGTCCTGCTCCGGGCAAGGGCGATCGAAAACCAGTGCTACGTGATCGCGGCGGGCCAGATCGGCGACCACGAGCCGGGCCGCAGCTGCTTCGGCCGCTCAATGATCATCGACCCGTGGGGCACCGTGGTCGCCCAGGCACCCGACGAGGTGACGGTGATCGTCGCCGACCTCGACCTGACCCGGCTGGCGACGATCCGCCGGGAGTTGCCGTCCCTGGCACACAGCCGGCCGTTCGACGTCGCTTGA
- a CDS encoding TetR/AcrR family transcriptional regulator, whose translation MAGEEREEAILAATLELLAEVGYDRMRMDAVAERARASKATIYRRWPGKAELVVTAIERHTAAAMDDRADPGNLRDDLLGRMRAMRDGLTGQDAGLLLGLLTAMHHDAELAAIVRARMIDDKRRAFDPAIDRAIDRGELPKGLDRAMLAEVSSAMLFSRAFVTGEPLDDAFLTDLVDRVLLPLVQHRAGDA comes from the coding sequence GTGGCAGGGGAAGAGCGCGAGGAGGCGATCCTCGCGGCGACGTTGGAGCTGCTGGCCGAGGTCGGTTACGACCGGATGCGGATGGATGCCGTCGCCGAGCGGGCCAGGGCCAGCAAGGCGACGATCTACCGGCGCTGGCCGGGCAAGGCCGAGCTGGTGGTGACCGCGATCGAGCGGCACACCGCCGCCGCGATGGACGACCGGGCCGACCCGGGCAACCTGCGCGACGACCTGCTCGGCCGGATGCGGGCGATGCGCGACGGGCTGACCGGTCAGGACGCCGGGCTGTTGCTCGGGTTGCTGACCGCGATGCACCACGACGCCGAACTCGCGGCCATCGTGCGGGCGCGGATGATCGACGACAAGCGGCGGGCCTTCGACCCGGCCATCGACCGGGCGATCGACCGCGGCGAGCTGCCCAAGGGGCTCGACCGGGCGATGCTCGCCGAGGTCAGCTCGGCGATGCTGTTCTCCCGGGCGTTCGTGACGGGCGAGCCGCTCGACGACGCGTTCCTGACCGACCTCGTCGACCGCGTGCTGCTGCCGCTGGTCCAGCACCGGGCGGGTGACGCCTGA
- a CDS encoding DUF4032 domain-containing protein, translating to MGLDLRLRSTSPGLLALPWLQPLATWDATEVPLRDVPVGPSRHLVRFVDTDGARWALKELPVRIAQKEYAVLRDLEARALPAVRPAGLVVQPQEDTAILVTRYLERSWQYRRLLMRIPPDQTAHRDRLLDALASLLVDLHRHGLFWGDCSLANTLFSRDGQVLQAYLVDAETSEIHPRLSNGQRAHDIDIMVENVAGGLVDVALRLDQPPEQFDDLIAAAESVGSRYQALWDVLHAEPVFSYDDRYQVESRIRQLHDLGFAVDEVNLVSSAGTDQLRLKVAVAARRYHASQLHDLTGLDVGEGQARILLLDMRAFQAHVQQQSHTDMADASAALRWIDEVLRPGMARVADLGEPIQAYCDLLEVRWLLSEQAGADVGDEAAIAALRDRTVPPASAAGMAVAEAATGQLVALTPDMLEAMSHDEP from the coding sequence ATGGGCCTTGACCTGCGACTGCGGTCGACGTCGCCGGGTCTGTTGGCTCTTCCGTGGCTGCAGCCGCTGGCGACCTGGGACGCGACCGAGGTGCCACTGCGCGACGTCCCGGTCGGCCCGAGCCGGCATCTGGTGCGCTTCGTCGACACCGACGGGGCGCGCTGGGCGCTCAAGGAGTTGCCGGTCCGGATCGCGCAGAAGGAGTACGCCGTGCTGCGCGACCTGGAGGCCCGCGCCCTGCCTGCGGTGCGGCCGGCCGGCCTGGTCGTGCAGCCGCAGGAGGACACCGCGATCCTGGTCACCCGCTATCTGGAGCGGTCGTGGCAATACCGGCGGCTGCTGATGCGGATCCCACCCGACCAGACGGCACACCGCGACCGCCTGCTCGACGCGCTGGCCAGCCTGCTGGTCGACCTGCACCGGCACGGCCTGTTCTGGGGCGACTGCTCGCTGGCCAACACGCTCTTCTCCCGCGACGGCCAGGTGCTCCAGGCCTACCTGGTGGACGCCGAGACCAGCGAGATCCACCCACGGCTGTCCAACGGACAGCGGGCCCACGACATCGACATCATGGTCGAGAACGTGGCCGGCGGCCTGGTCGACGTCGCGCTGCGGCTCGACCAGCCGCCGGAGCAGTTCGACGACCTGATCGCGGCGGCCGAGTCGGTCGGGTCGCGCTACCAGGCCCTGTGGGACGTGCTGCACGCCGAACCGGTGTTCTCCTACGACGACCGCTACCAGGTCGAGTCGCGGATCCGGCAACTGCACGACCTGGGTTTCGCGGTCGACGAGGTCAATCTGGTGTCCTCGGCCGGCACCGACCAGTTGCGACTCAAGGTCGCGGTGGCGGCGCGGCGCTACCACGCGTCGCAGCTGCACGACCTGACCGGCCTCGACGTGGGCGAGGGCCAGGCCCGCATCCTGCTGCTCGACATGCGCGCGTTCCAGGCACACGTCCAGCAGCAGTCGCACACCGACATGGCCGACGCGTCGGCCGCCCTGCGCTGGATCGACGAGGTGCTCCGGCCCGGCATGGCCCGGGTGGCCGACCTGGGCGAGCCGATCCAGGCCTACTGCGACCTGCTCGAGGTCCGCTGGCTGCTCAGCGAGCAGGCCGGCGCCGACGTGGGCGACGAGGCCGCGATCGCGGCGTTGCGCGATCGCACCGTCCCGCCCGCGTCAGCGGCGGGCATGGCGGTCGCCGAAGCGGCGACCGGCCAACTGGTCGCGCTGACCCCGGACATGCTCGAGGCCATGTCCCACGACGAGCCATGA
- the ndk gene encoding nucleoside-diphosphate kinase: MSSTTVERTLVLIKPDAVQRGLVGEILSRFERKGLTIDVLVKRMMDADLADAHYAEHVEKPFYPPLKEFMTSAPLVALILSGDTAIEVVRTLVGATDARKAAAGTIRGDLALSNRENLVHASDSPDSAKREIALWFPKA; encoded by the coding sequence GTGTCCAGCACTACGGTCGAGCGCACGCTCGTGCTGATCAAGCCCGACGCGGTCCAGCGCGGCCTGGTCGGCGAGATCCTGAGCCGCTTCGAGCGCAAGGGCCTGACCATCGACGTGCTGGTCAAGCGCATGATGGACGCCGACCTCGCCGACGCGCACTACGCCGAGCACGTCGAGAAGCCGTTCTACCCGCCGCTCAAGGAGTTCATGACCAGCGCGCCGCTGGTCGCCCTGATCCTGAGCGGCGACACCGCGATCGAGGTCGTTCGCACCCTGGTCGGCGCCACCGACGCCCGCAAGGCCGCGGCCGGCACGATCCGCGGCGACCTCGCGCTCTCCAACCGGGAAAACCTCGTCCACGCGTCGGACTCACCCGACAGCGCCAAGCGCGAGATCGCCCTCTGGTTCCCGAAGGCCTAG
- a CDS encoding valine--tRNA ligase produces MTQTPETRELATPTLPAQYTPADVESRRYEAWVSDGVFTADVSSDKPPFTIVIPPPNVTGSLHMGHAFEHTLMDALVRRRRMQGYEALWLPGMDHAGIATQNLVERQLGTEGLSRHDLGREAFVERVWQWKAESGGAILGQMRRLGDSVDWSRERFTMDEGLSRAVQTMFKKLFDDGLIYRANRIINWCPRCLTALSDIEVVHSDDEGELVSIRYSDEIVVATTRAETMLGDTAVAVHPDDERYKHLIGTEVELPLTGRRIPIVGDEHVDPAFGTGAVKVTPAHDPNDFEIGQRHNLPSITMMDERGVITTPGPFEGLDRFEARPAVVAALREQGLIVAEKRPYVHAVGHCSRCRTTVEPRLSLQWFVNTGPLAKAAGDAVRDGRVRIDPEDMSKRYFAWVDNMHDWCISRQLWWGHRIPVWYGPDGAVRCVGPDEEPPGEGWEQDTDVLDTWFSSGLWPFSTLGWPEQTPDLQRFYPTSVLVTGYDILFFWVARMMMFGLYAMDGKQPFDVIALHGMVRDEHGKKMSKSFGNVVDPLDWMDRFGADATRFTLARGANPGQDVPVSEEWCQGSRNFCNKLWNATRFALMNGAHVEGALPAEPSTVDSWILSRLQHVVDEVDELFERFEFAKACDVLYHFAWDDVCDWYVELSKPVLSAGGPAADATRRVLGHVLDQLLRLLHPVIPFVTDKLWIALNGEGTVARAAWPQLDKALVDDAAEAEIDALQRVVTEIRRFRSDQGLRPAQRVAARLDGLGVVAPHEGLIRSLVRLDESGADFTASATLSVAGGVRVALDTRGVIDIAAERARLEKDRAAAEKEATQCRAKLGNEAFVGKAPEPVVNKIKERLATAEADLARIGAALEALPS; encoded by the coding sequence GTGACCCAGACACCGGAGACCCGTGAGCTCGCCACACCGACCCTACCGGCGCAATACACGCCGGCAGACGTAGAGAGTCGGCGCTACGAGGCGTGGGTATCCGACGGCGTCTTCACCGCCGACGTGTCCAGTGACAAGCCGCCGTTCACGATCGTGATCCCGCCGCCCAACGTCACCGGCTCGCTGCACATGGGCCACGCTTTCGAGCACACCCTGATGGACGCTCTGGTACGCCGCCGGCGCATGCAGGGCTACGAGGCCCTGTGGCTGCCGGGCATGGACCACGCCGGCATCGCCACCCAGAACCTCGTCGAGCGCCAACTCGGCACTGAGGGCCTGTCCCGTCACGACCTGGGCCGCGAGGCGTTCGTCGAGCGGGTCTGGCAGTGGAAGGCCGAGTCCGGCGGCGCGATCCTCGGCCAGATGCGCCGGCTCGGCGACTCGGTCGACTGGAGCCGCGAGCGGTTCACCATGGACGAGGGCCTGTCCCGGGCCGTGCAGACCATGTTCAAGAAGCTGTTCGACGACGGCCTGATCTACCGCGCCAACCGCATCATCAACTGGTGCCCCCGCTGCCTCACCGCGCTCAGCGACATCGAGGTCGTGCACTCCGACGACGAGGGCGAGCTGGTCTCGATCCGCTACAGCGACGAGATCGTCGTCGCCACCACCCGCGCGGAGACGATGCTCGGCGACACCGCGGTGGCGGTGCATCCCGACGACGAGCGCTACAAGCACCTGATCGGCACCGAGGTCGAGCTGCCGCTGACCGGGCGGCGCATCCCGATCGTCGGCGACGAGCACGTCGACCCGGCGTTCGGCACCGGCGCGGTCAAGGTGACCCCGGCCCACGACCCCAACGACTTCGAGATCGGGCAGCGGCACAACCTGCCCAGCATCACGATGATGGACGAGCGGGGCGTGATCACCACGCCCGGCCCGTTCGAGGGCCTGGACCGGTTCGAGGCGCGCCCGGCGGTCGTCGCGGCGCTGCGCGAGCAGGGGCTGATCGTCGCCGAGAAGCGGCCCTACGTGCACGCCGTCGGGCACTGCTCACGGTGCCGCACCACGGTCGAGCCGCGGCTGTCGTTGCAGTGGTTCGTCAACACCGGCCCGCTGGCCAAGGCGGCCGGCGACGCGGTGCGCGACGGCCGGGTCCGGATCGACCCGGAAGACATGTCGAAGCGCTACTTCGCCTGGGTCGACAACATGCACGACTGGTGCATCTCGCGCCAGCTGTGGTGGGGGCACCGCATCCCGGTCTGGTATGGCCCCGACGGCGCGGTGCGCTGTGTCGGCCCCGACGAGGAGCCGCCGGGCGAGGGCTGGGAGCAGGACACCGACGTTCTCGACACCTGGTTCTCCAGTGGCCTGTGGCCGTTCTCCACTCTCGGCTGGCCCGAGCAGACCCCCGACCTCCAGCGCTTCTACCCGACCAGCGTGCTGGTCACCGGCTACGACATCCTGTTCTTCTGGGTCGCCCGGATGATGATGTTCGGCCTCTACGCGATGGACGGCAAGCAGCCGTTCGACGTGATCGCGCTGCACGGCATGGTCCGCGACGAGCACGGCAAGAAGATGTCGAAGTCGTTCGGCAACGTGGTCGACCCGCTCGACTGGATGGACCGCTTCGGCGCCGACGCGACCCGGTTCACCCTGGCCCGCGGCGCCAACCCCGGCCAGGACGTGCCGGTCAGCGAGGAGTGGTGCCAGGGCTCCCGCAACTTCTGCAACAAGCTCTGGAACGCCACCCGGTTCGCGCTGATGAACGGCGCACACGTCGAGGGCGCGCTGCCGGCCGAGCCGTCCACTGTCGACAGCTGGATCCTGTCGCGGCTCCAGCACGTGGTCGACGAGGTCGACGAGCTGTTCGAGCGGTTCGAGTTCGCCAAGGCCTGCGACGTGCTCTACCACTTCGCGTGGGACGACGTCTGCGACTGGTATGTCGAGCTGAGCAAGCCCGTGCTGTCCGCCGGCGGTCCCGCCGCCGACGCGACCCGGCGGGTGCTCGGTCACGTGCTCGACCAGTTGCTGCGGCTGCTCCACCCGGTGATCCCGTTCGTCACCGACAAGCTGTGGATCGCGCTCAACGGCGAGGGCACGGTGGCCCGTGCGGCCTGGCCGCAGCTCGACAAGGCGCTGGTCGACGACGCCGCCGAGGCCGAGATCGACGCGCTCCAGCGGGTGGTCACCGAGATCCGCCGGTTCCGCTCCGACCAGGGCCTGCGTCCCGCGCAGCGGGTGGCCGCCCGCCTCGACGGCCTCGGTGTGGTCGCACCGCACGAGGGACTGATCCGGTCGCTGGTCCGGCTCGACGAGTCCGGCGCCGACTTCACCGCCTCCGCGACGCTGTCGGTCGCCGGCGGCGTGCGGGTCGCGCTCGACACCCGCGGCGTGATCGACATCGCCGCCGAGCGGGCCCGCCTGGAGAAGGACCGCGCGGCCGCCGAGAAGGAAGCCACCCAGTGCCGGGCCAAGCTCGGCAACGAGGCCTTCGTCGGCAAGGCGCCCGAACCGGTGGTCAACAAGATCAAGGAACGGCTGGCCACCGCCGAGGCCGACCTCGCGCGGATCGGCGCGGCTTTGGAGGCGTTGCCGTCATGA
- a CDS encoding class I SAM-dependent methyltransferase translates to MSAGFDAHERAQWSGRATAYRDTLAALCAGPVESLLDAAGIVAGALALDVGTGTGTVAALAAERGACVVAVDAEPSMLSLARRRVPTAGLGLAALPALPFAAQAFDAAVANFVVNHVGDPLAALRALRRVVRPGGRVAVTIWPHPAPPAQQVWPDAFAAAGAVRPTDLPRVDAALDFPRSVDGLTDLLRQAGFADAGGAVVGWTHRTDREAWWNGPANGIGAAGTMLARQDAATKARIRVEFDRLTAPFLGRDGSLGLPTSAVLAHGAAA, encoded by the coding sequence TTGAGCGCGGGCTTCGACGCGCACGAGCGCGCGCAGTGGTCCGGGCGCGCGACCGCTTACCGCGACACCCTGGCCGCCTTGTGCGCCGGGCCGGTCGAATCCCTGCTGGACGCCGCCGGGATCGTGGCCGGTGCTCTGGCGCTCGACGTCGGCACCGGCACCGGCACGGTCGCCGCGCTGGCCGCTGAGCGCGGCGCGTGCGTGGTGGCCGTAGACGCGGAACCGAGCATGCTTTCCCTGGCCCGCCGCCGCGTGCCCACCGCCGGCCTCGGCCTGGCTGCGCTTCCCGCGCTGCCGTTCGCGGCGCAGGCCTTCGACGCGGCGGTGGCGAACTTCGTCGTCAACCATGTGGGTGATCCGCTGGCCGCGTTGCGTGCGCTGCGGCGGGTGGTCCGTCCGGGTGGCCGGGTCGCGGTGACGATCTGGCCGCATCCGGCGCCGCCCGCGCAGCAGGTGTGGCCGGACGCCTTCGCCGCGGCCGGCGCCGTGCGGCCGACGGACCTGCCACGGGTCGACGCCGCCCTGGATTTCCCGCGTTCCGTCGACGGCCTGACCGACCTCCTGCGGCAGGCCGGCTTCGCCGATGCCGGCGGCGCCGTGGTCGGCTGGACCCACCGCACCGACCGCGAGGCCTGGTGGAACGGGCCGGCCAACGGCATCGGCGCCGCCGGAACGATGCTGGCCCGCCAGGACGCCGCGACGAAGGCGCGGATCCGGGTCGAGTTCGACCGGCTGACCGCGCCGTTCCTGGGCAGAGACGGGTCGCTGGGGTTGCCCACATCGGCAGTGCTCGCCCACGGCGCGGCGGCCTGA
- a CDS encoding DUF1737 domain-containing protein, translating into MTDQPPDGLPRYRVLTGPDDEKFCRRVSEALDLGYRLHLGPAVTFNGERVIVAQAVVWDDAHRPPATSNV; encoded by the coding sequence ATGACAGATCAACCACCGGATGGGCTGCCGCGGTATCGCGTGCTGACCGGACCGGATGACGAGAAGTTCTGCCGGCGGGTCAGCGAAGCGCTGGACCTCGGCTATCGGCTGCACCTCGGCCCGGCCGTGACCTTCAACGGCGAGCGCGTCATCGTGGCCCAGGCGGTGGTCTGGGATGACGCACACCGACCTCCCGCCACTTCTAACGTATAG
- a CDS encoding VOC family protein: protein MAPTVLNVTFDTADAYELATFWSKVMAAPLADDDLPGDPETSIALPTGLHLYFQTVAEPKVAKNRVHICLRPDVPRDEEVERVLALGATIVDDRRTPPPGEHGGWVVFADPEGNEFCVLRSAAERHP from the coding sequence GTGGCGCCAACGGTTCTCAACGTCACGTTCGACACGGCGGATGCCTACGAGCTCGCCACGTTCTGGAGCAAGGTCATGGCGGCGCCGCTGGCCGACGACGACCTGCCCGGTGATCCCGAGACGAGCATCGCGCTGCCGACCGGGCTGCACCTCTACTTCCAGACCGTCGCCGAGCCGAAGGTGGCCAAGAACCGGGTACACATCTGCCTGCGGCCCGACGTCCCCCGCGACGAGGAGGTCGAGCGGGTGCTCGCGCTGGGCGCCACGATCGTCGACGACCGCCGCACTCCCCCGCCCGGCGAACACGGCGGTTGGGTGGTCTTCGCCGACCCCGAGGGCAACGAGTTCTGCGTGCTCCGCAGCGCCGCCGAGCGGCACCCCTAG
- a CDS encoding bifunctional folylpolyglutamate synthase/dihydrofolate synthase — MTEFREVDAALEARGNIRMVFDLSKIEELLDLLGSPQRAYPSIHLTGTNGKTSTARMIDSLLRAFGIHTGRYTSPHLETVRERISLDGEPIDEDRFVSVYREVEPLAALVDQQHNEPLTYFDMTTALAYATFADAPVDVAVVEVGLGGADDSTNVIQAGVCVITPIGLDHTEWLGDTLEEIAWAKAGIIHKGATVITAAQPEEAARPLLERCVEVGATIAREGGEFGVLRRTLAVGGQVLTLQGLGGEYDDIFLPLHGAHQAQNAAVALAAVEAFLGAGADRQLPVETVREGFSGASSPGRLERVRNAPTILLDGAHNPHGMAATVTALQEEFAFSKLVVIAAVLADKDVIGMLDLLEPIADAIVVTRNQSPRAMPIEELADLATEVFGEDRVATAANMPDAIELAVAIAEDEVQGELAGVGVLVTGSVITVAEARTLLVR, encoded by the coding sequence ATGACCGAGTTCCGCGAGGTCGACGCCGCGCTGGAGGCCCGCGGCAACATCCGGATGGTCTTCGACCTGAGCAAGATCGAAGAGCTGCTCGACCTGCTCGGGTCGCCGCAGCGCGCCTACCCGTCGATCCACCTCACGGGCACCAACGGCAAGACCTCGACCGCCCGGATGATCGACTCGCTGCTGCGGGCGTTCGGCATCCACACCGGCCGCTACACCAGCCCCCACCTGGAGACGGTCCGCGAGCGCATCTCGCTCGACGGCGAGCCGATCGATGAGGACCGGTTCGTCTCGGTCTACCGCGAGGTCGAACCGCTCGCCGCGCTGGTCGACCAGCAGCACAACGAACCCCTGACCTACTTCGACATGACAACCGCCCTGGCGTACGCCACCTTCGCCGACGCACCCGTCGACGTCGCCGTGGTCGAGGTCGGCCTCGGCGGCGCCGACGACTCGACCAACGTGATCCAGGCCGGCGTCTGCGTGATCACCCCGATCGGCCTCGACCACACCGAGTGGCTCGGCGACACGCTCGAGGAGATCGCCTGGGCCAAGGCCGGCATCATCCACAAGGGCGCCACGGTCATCACCGCCGCGCAGCCCGAGGAGGCGGCCCGCCCGCTGCTCGAACGCTGCGTCGAGGTCGGCGCCACGATCGCCCGCGAGGGCGGCGAGTTCGGCGTGCTGCGCCGCACCCTCGCCGTCGGCGGCCAGGTGCTGACATTGCAGGGCCTGGGCGGCGAATACGACGACATCTTCCTGCCGCTGCACGGCGCACACCAGGCCCAGAACGCGGCCGTGGCACTCGCGGCGGTCGAGGCGTTCCTGGGCGCCGGCGCCGACCGCCAACTCCCGGTGGAGACGGTCCGCGAGGGCTTCTCCGGCGCGTCGTCACCGGGCCGCCTGGAGCGGGTCCGCAACGCGCCGACCATCCTGCTCGACGGCGCGCACAATCCGCACGGCATGGCCGCCACCGTGACCGCGCTCCAGGAGGAGTTCGCGTTCAGCAAGCTGGTCGTGATCGCCGCCGTGCTCGCCGACAAGGATGTGATCGGCATGCTCGACCTGTTGGAGCCCATCGCCGACGCGATCGTGGTGACCCGCAACCAGTCGCCCCGGGCAATGCCGATCGAGGAACTGGCCGACCTGGCGACCGAGGTATTCGGCGAAGACCGGGTGGCGACGGCGGCCAACATGCCGGACGCGATCGAGCTCGCGGTGGCGATCGCGGAAGACGAGGTTCAGGGCGAGCTGGCCGGTGTCGGCGTGCTCGTCACGGGTTCGGTCATCACCGTGGCCGAGGCAAGGACGTTGCTGGTTCGATGA